A section of the Candidatus Hydrogenedentota bacterium genome encodes:
- a CDS encoding DUF1501 domain-containing protein: MILTRRDFIKASLGSLAYVSAATSVPVWVAKTAQALTGTDLGDRILVFIQMAGGNDGLNTLIPFQDDNYFNARPNVAIQLDNQIDIGDGLNAFHPRLVGIRSWYDEGNVAFLQNVGYPNPNLSHFLSTDYYEFGGSPGSRIPPDGQGWISRFFDNACSGVPAENIPALAMLSLNTAVLPDSMNGSDFYLAPKVNNLGQFSLRSLEDIRGRYISAVNRLNVPNSDLDYIQRVENVVEATIADFAEANAVPDLRNYSTGVLGTGLKSTSKLIRSGADTRIYYCNQAGYDTHANQFRGTSVGGDHADLLGEFDNAVNAFLQDMKDSGNLHRVLVLTFSEFGRRVAENGSNGTDHGGGNCLMAFGGGVVGGVYGGQPDLNPDNLLRGNLNHKVDFRSIYANVIKDWFGQDPSVTFGADFTDPIFKIEAGMALMPFVNVSAGPGEGEGEGEGEGEGEGEGEGEGEGEGEGEGEGEGEGEGEGEGETPVGCNLSR, from the coding sequence ATGATATTGACGCGACGTGATTTTATAAAGGCGAGTCTGGGCAGTCTGGCCTACGTAAGCGCGGCCACCTCTGTGCCCGTCTGGGTGGCGAAGACGGCCCAGGCCCTCACGGGCACCGATCTCGGCGACCGGATCCTCGTCTTTATTCAAATGGCGGGCGGTAACGACGGGTTGAACACCCTCATCCCCTTTCAAGACGACAACTATTTCAATGCGCGCCCCAACGTGGCCATCCAGTTGGACAATCAGATCGACATCGGGGACGGATTGAACGCGTTTCATCCGCGTCTGGTGGGGATTCGTAGCTGGTACGACGAAGGCAACGTGGCTTTCCTGCAGAATGTGGGCTATCCCAACCCGAACCTCTCCCATTTCCTCTCCACCGACTACTACGAATTTGGCGGATCCCCCGGGAGCCGCATTCCCCCCGACGGGCAGGGCTGGATATCCCGATTTTTCGACAATGCGTGTTCAGGGGTGCCAGCGGAGAATATTCCCGCGCTGGCCATGTTGTCACTCAATACCGCCGTGCTGCCCGATTCAATGAACGGCAGCGACTTCTACCTGGCGCCCAAAGTGAACAACCTGGGCCAGTTCAGCCTTCGCTCGCTTGAAGATATCCGGGGGCGCTATATTTCCGCCGTTAACCGGCTCAACGTGCCCAATTCCGATCTGGACTATATCCAACGCGTCGAAAACGTCGTAGAGGCGACGATTGCGGATTTCGCGGAGGCCAACGCCGTGCCGGATCTCCGGAATTACTCCACCGGCGTGCTCGGCACGGGGCTCAAGTCGACGTCCAAGCTGATTCGCTCCGGGGCGGACACGCGTATCTATTATTGTAATCAGGCGGGCTACGATACCCACGCCAACCAGTTTCGCGGAACCAGTGTGGGCGGCGATCACGCCGACCTGTTGGGCGAATTCGACAATGCCGTGAACGCATTCCTGCAGGACATGAAAGACTCCGGCAATCTGCACCGGGTACTCGTTCTGACCTTCAGCGAATTCGGGCGGCGCGTCGCCGAGAATGGCAGCAACGGGACGGATCACGGCGGCGGCAATTGCCTCATGGCCTTTGGCGGCGGCGTGGTTGGCGGCGTCTATGGTGGCCAGCCCGATTTGAATCCCGACAACCTCTTGCGCGGGAATCTGAACCACAAAGTCGATTTCCGTTCTATTTACGCCAATGTAATCAAGGACTGGTTTGGTCAGGACCCGTCGGTGACCTTTGGCGCGGACTTCACCGATCCCATCTTCAAGATTGAAGCGGGTATGGCGCTCATGCCCTTTGTAAATGTAAGTGCCGGTCCTGGCGAAGGTGAGGGCGAGGGTGAAGGTGAGGGTGAGGGTGAGGGTGAAGGTGAAGGTGAAGGTGAAGGTGAGGGCGAGGGTGAAGGTGAAGGTGAAGGTGAAGGTGAAGGTGAAGGCGAGGGTGAAACACCCGTGGGTTGCAATTTGTCCCGATAA
- the grpE gene encoding nucleotide exchange factor GrpE, whose product MKKKMKKHDQHANEETVTPVESLEDTPVVSEEDAAHQSDIPDAVISDADETAASPEDPALATLRSERDTLQDQLLRARAEFDNFRRRVARENEQLRKTAAQGLMRDLLPIVDNMERALSHVEDKTSSLALGVEMILKQFAGVLSTQGLEPIPAKGEPFDPNVHEALTHQPSMEYPADTVMEEFQRGYRLGDFVLRPTQVVVSSGPPASAEVTADAGGGSSEDD is encoded by the coding sequence ATGAAAAAGAAGATGAAGAAGCACGATCAACACGCGAACGAAGAAACGGTGACACCTGTGGAATCCCTTGAGGATACCCCGGTGGTCTCCGAGGAGGATGCCGCCCATCAAAGCGACATCCCCGATGCGGTTATCAGCGACGCGGACGAAACAGCGGCATCTCCGGAAGATCCGGCCCTGGCCACGCTCCGTTCGGAGCGCGACACCCTGCAGGACCAGCTCCTGCGCGCCCGTGCGGAGTTCGACAACTTCCGCAGGCGCGTGGCGCGGGAAAATGAGCAGCTCAGGAAAACAGCAGCCCAGGGCCTCATGCGCGACCTCCTGCCCATCGTGGACAATATGGAGCGGGCGCTGAGCCATGTGGAAGACAAGACCAGCAGCCTCGCCCTCGGCGTTGAGATGATATTGAAGCAGTTTGCCGGCGTTCTTTCGACGCAGGGTCTGGAGCCAATCCCCGCAAAGGGCGAGCCCTTCGACCCCAACGTGCACGAAGCGCTGACCCATCAGCCTTCGATGGAATATCCGGCGGACACGGTAATGGAAGAGTTCCAGCGCGGCTATCGCCTGGGCGATTTCGTGCTGCGCCCCACCCAGGTGGTGGTGAGCAGCGGCCCCCCTGCTTCCGCAGAAGTGACCGCGGATGCCGGCGGCGGATCAAGTGAAGACGACTGA
- the dnaK gene encoding molecular chaperone DnaK, protein MGKVIGIDLGTTNSCVAVMEGGEPVVIANAEGNRTTPSVVAFNKDGERLVGAVAKRQAVTNPTNTIFSIKRFMGRTHGEVKAEEKLVPYKVGETASGDCQVEIMGTSYRPPEISAMILQKMKETAEAYLGTSVNQAVITVPAYFNDAQRQATKDAGKIAGLEVLRIINEPTAAALAYGLEKKKDEKIAVYDLGGGTFDISILAIGDDSFEVLSTSGDTHLGGDDFDQVIIDWLAEEFLKEQGIDLRKDAMALQRLKEGAEKAKCELSSAMTTDVNLPFITADASGPKHLNYTLTRAKFEQLADHLLQRSKNPCHRAIEDAGLSASEINEVILVGGMTRMPAVGKIVEQIFGKVPHRGVNPDEVVAIGAAIQAGVLSGEVKDVLLLDVTPLSLGIETLGGVCTKLIERNTTIPVTKRQIFSTAADNQTAVTIHVLQGEREMAADNRTLAHFDLMGIPSAPRGVPQIEVSFDLDVNGIFHASAKDLATGKEQKIKIETSSGLSEDEINKMVREAESHADEDKERRKQIEIRNNADTLVYQVEKTLKENPDKIDAADKTNVEAAIADVKKALEGTDTGAIERAAENLTQASHKLAEAMYKSAGAEGAAPGPQASAAPEDGPSDAMDADFTVVDDDDKK, encoded by the coding sequence ATGGGCAAAGTGATAGGAATCGACCTGGGCACCACCAACTCCTGCGTGGCAGTGATGGAAGGTGGGGAGCCCGTGGTTATCGCAAATGCCGAAGGCAACCGGACCACCCCGTCCGTTGTCGCCTTCAATAAAGACGGCGAGCGCCTCGTGGGCGCCGTGGCCAAGCGCCAGGCCGTCACCAACCCGACCAACACCATCTTTTCCATCAAGCGCTTCATGGGCCGCACCCACGGCGAAGTGAAGGCGGAAGAGAAGCTTGTCCCCTATAAGGTGGGTGAGACCGCTTCCGGCGACTGCCAGGTGGAGATTATGGGCACGAGCTACCGGCCCCCGGAAATCTCCGCCATGATCCTTCAGAAAATGAAGGAGACGGCGGAAGCCTACCTGGGTACTTCGGTGAACCAGGCGGTTATCACCGTACCCGCCTACTTCAACGATGCCCAGCGTCAGGCAACCAAGGATGCGGGCAAGATTGCCGGCCTTGAAGTGCTGCGCATCATCAACGAGCCTACGGCCGCCGCATTGGCCTATGGTCTTGAGAAGAAGAAGGACGAAAAGATCGCGGTCTACGACTTGGGCGGCGGCACCTTCGATATCTCCATCCTGGCCATCGGCGACGACAGCTTCGAAGTGCTCTCCACCAGCGGCGACACGCACCTGGGCGGCGACGACTTCGATCAGGTCATCATCGACTGGCTCGCGGAAGAGTTCCTGAAAGAACAGGGCATTGACCTGCGCAAAGACGCCATGGCCCTTCAGCGACTCAAGGAAGGCGCGGAAAAGGCGAAGTGCGAACTTTCCAGCGCCATGACGACCGACGTGAATCTGCCGTTCATCACGGCGGATGCCTCCGGGCCGAAGCACCTGAACTACACCCTGACCCGGGCGAAGTTCGAGCAACTGGCGGATCACCTGCTGCAGCGCAGCAAGAACCCCTGCCACCGCGCCATTGAAGATGCCGGCTTGAGCGCCTCCGAGATCAACGAGGTGATTCTCGTGGGCGGCATGACCCGCATGCCGGCCGTCGGCAAGATCGTCGAGCAGATTTTCGGCAAGGTCCCCCACCGCGGCGTGAACCCGGACGAAGTGGTGGCCATCGGCGCCGCCATCCAGGCGGGTGTGCTCTCCGGCGAAGTGAAGGACGTGCTGCTGCTTGACGTGACGCCTCTCTCCCTGGGCATCGAGACCCTGGGCGGCGTGTGCACCAAGCTCATCGAGCGCAACACCACGATCCCCGTGACCAAGCGCCAGATCTTCTCCACGGCGGCGGACAACCAGACGGCGGTGACGATCCACGTGCTTCAGGGCGAGCGGGAAATGGCGGCGGACAACCGCACCCTCGCCCACTTCGACCTCATGGGCATTCCCTCGGCGCCGCGCGGGGTACCGCAAATCGAAGTGTCCTTTGACCTGGACGTGAACGGCATTTTCCACGCTTCCGCCAAGGACCTGGCCACGGGCAAGGAGCAGAAGATCAAGATCGAAACCTCCAGCGGTCTCTCGGAAGACGAGATCAACAAGATGGTGCGCGAAGCGGAGTCCCACGCCGACGAGGATAAGGAACGCCGCAAGCAAATCGAGATCCGCAACAACGCCGATACGCTGGTCTACCAGGTCGAGAAGACCCTGAAAGAAAACCCGGACAAGATAGACGCCGCGGACAAGACGAATGTGGAAGCCGCCATCGCGGACGTGAAGAAGGCCCTGGAAGGCACCGACACCGGCGCTATCGAACGCGCGGCGGAAAACCTGACGCAGGCCTCGCACAAGCTCGCGGAGGCGATGTACAAGTCGGCGGGCGCGGAAGGCGCCGCACCCGGCCCGCAGGCCTCGGCTGCGCCCGAAGACGGCCCCAGCGATGCGATGGACGCCGACTTCACCGTGGTCGATGACGACGACAAAAAGTGA
- the dnaJ gene encoding molecular chaperone DnaJ, which translates to MAQSTDLYELLGVDRSASQEQIRKAYLKLAHKYHPDKTGGDKEAEEKLKKINGAYDILKNPEKRAQYDRFGSTDGQGFSGFGGGGFGGGAGYEAPFEDFFDMLFGQGGKRGQAGGGGAKPGNDLELRLTISLEDAAFGTKKKIRYNRRESCNDCKGSGAAPGSKPENCGQCQGTGQVRVAHGFFSVTRTCPQCHGAGKTISKPCPTCAGKGQNKSVRELSVDVPAGVDSGSRLRVTGEGEAGLGGGRRGDLYIFIEVAKHAFFERDGTTILCEVPITFSQAALGDSVRVPTLEGEAELKIPPGTQTGTQLRLRGLGMPDLRGYRQGDQIVRVLVETPQKLSRKQRDLLKEFDDLADNKSYPLHEKFKEDTEKSKP; encoded by the coding sequence ATGGCACAATCGACTGACCTTTACGAACTGCTGGGCGTGGACCGCTCGGCCTCCCAGGAGCAAATCCGGAAGGCCTACCTCAAGCTCGCCCATAAGTACCACCCCGACAAGACCGGCGGGGACAAGGAAGCCGAGGAAAAGCTCAAGAAGATCAACGGGGCCTATGACATCCTGAAGAATCCCGAGAAGCGCGCCCAGTATGATCGCTTCGGCTCCACCGACGGGCAGGGCTTCAGCGGTTTTGGCGGCGGCGGCTTCGGCGGGGGGGCCGGCTACGAAGCCCCCTTCGAAGACTTCTTCGACATGCTCTTCGGCCAGGGCGGCAAACGCGGCCAGGCGGGCGGCGGTGGCGCGAAACCCGGCAACGACCTGGAGCTCCGCCTCACCATCAGCCTCGAAGACGCCGCCTTTGGCACCAAGAAGAAAATCCGCTATAACCGCCGCGAATCCTGCAACGACTGCAAGGGCTCCGGCGCCGCGCCCGGCTCGAAACCGGAGAATTGCGGCCAGTGCCAGGGTACCGGGCAGGTCCGCGTCGCCCACGGCTTCTTCAGTGTTACCCGCACCTGCCCCCAGTGCCACGGCGCCGGCAAGACCATTTCCAAGCCCTGCCCCACGTGCGCGGGCAAGGGCCAGAACAAATCCGTCCGCGAACTGTCGGTAGACGTCCCCGCGGGCGTTGATTCCGGGTCACGACTTCGCGTCACGGGCGAGGGCGAAGCGGGCCTGGGCGGCGGACGCCGGGGCGACCTCTACATATTCATCGAAGTCGCCAAACATGCCTTCTTCGAGCGCGACGGCACGACCATCCTCTGCGAAGTACCCATCACCTTCAGTCAGGCGGCTCTGGGCGACTCCGTCCGCGTGCCCACACTGGAAGGCGAGGCCGAGCTCAAGATCCCGCCCGGCACCCAGACCGGCACCCAGCTTCGCCTGCGTGGTCTGGGCATGCCCGACCTTCGCGGCTACCGCCAGGGCGACCAGATTGTTCGCGTGCTGGTGGAAACCCCGCAGAAGCTCTCGCGCAAGCAAAGAGACTTGCTCAAGGAGTTCGACGACCTGGCGGACAACAAGAGCTACCCGCTGCATGAGAAGTTTAAGGAAGACACGGAGAAGTCCAAGCCCTGA
- a CDS encoding DUF1800 family protein: MALLDPYEVDVDGPWSAREAAHLLRRATFGGIPAEIDVAVGDGTQAAMEAAVDDLVTFLPLDPHLSGPAGPDGFGGSIASLPNDDSNEGKTRSPVDARSLSAHLFYRMFFTSQPFQEQFNLFLHDHFVSTYARVDQVIHQFQATVDRGEATSRVLLKQNRLLREIGADSFRETLIQISRETAMLIFLDNWVNGLGEGRAQENYAREIMELFSMGVDNYSEEDVREIAKCFTGEGLPNFRDDGAPDAFDYGFRVGNHVRGTKTVFGIQVSEDLNGGELEQVVDLILSRVSVNPDVSGLESPYNTLPAAAVYMSWKLLRWFLNQNVVLDPPDPIVLELADYMRGTDDGDYPLRRYPYDFRACMRKLFLSKTFQDVENYFSIVKTPVDFCISVLKYTQAAVGRGPDTFDYNSQFFGGQAPVSRLREMGMELFNPLDVSGWRHGLAWINAEYLLNRYAFAENNLLRAPVDAEVNALNTANGGFLDPTDHGGMIAYFTELFLQDDLETWAPGATAELTAFLQEAEATIFSTETRFEAQVRGLMFLLMSLPVWQMK; the protein is encoded by the coding sequence ATGGCACTGCTAGACCCCTATGAAGTAGATGTGGACGGACCCTGGTCCGCCCGGGAAGCCGCCCACCTGCTCCGGCGCGCCACTTTTGGCGGAATCCCCGCCGAGATCGATGTGGCGGTTGGTGACGGCACGCAGGCGGCCATGGAAGCGGCGGTAGATGACCTGGTCACATTTCTGCCCCTCGATCCCCACCTTTCGGGTCCCGCCGGCCCCGACGGCTTCGGGGGTTCCATCGCGAGTCTGCCGAATGACGATTCCAACGAGGGCAAGACGCGCAGCCCGGTGGACGCTCGCTCCCTTTCGGCTCACCTGTTCTACCGCATGTTTTTTACCAGCCAGCCGTTCCAGGAGCAGTTCAACCTCTTTCTCCACGACCACTTCGTGTCCACCTATGCCCGAGTGGATCAGGTCATCCACCAGTTTCAGGCCACCGTGGATCGCGGCGAGGCGACGTCACGCGTTCTGCTGAAACAAAATCGGCTCCTTCGAGAGATCGGGGCCGACAGTTTTCGTGAAACGCTGATTCAGATCTCCCGCGAGACGGCGATGCTGATTTTCCTGGACAACTGGGTCAACGGTCTGGGTGAAGGACGCGCTCAGGAGAACTACGCTCGGGAAATTATGGAATTGTTTTCCATGGGCGTGGACAATTACAGCGAAGAAGACGTCCGCGAGATCGCCAAGTGCTTTACGGGCGAGGGCCTTCCCAATTTTCGGGACGATGGCGCTCCGGACGCCTTTGACTACGGATTTCGTGTGGGTAATCACGTACGTGGGACCAAGACGGTTTTTGGGATCCAGGTCAGCGAGGATCTCAACGGGGGCGAGCTTGAACAGGTCGTGGACCTTATCCTGTCCCGCGTGAGCGTGAATCCCGACGTGAGCGGACTCGAGTCGCCCTACAACACGCTCCCCGCGGCGGCGGTCTACATGTCGTGGAAGCTGCTCCGGTGGTTTTTGAACCAGAATGTGGTGCTTGATCCGCCCGACCCGATCGTGCTGGAGCTTGCGGACTACATGCGGGGCACGGACGATGGCGACTACCCCTTGCGGCGCTATCCTTATGATTTCCGGGCATGCATGCGAAAGCTCTTCCTGTCGAAGACGTTTCAGGATGTCGAGAATTACTTTTCCATTGTGAAGACACCGGTCGATTTCTGTATCAGTGTCTTGAAATATACCCAGGCCGCCGTGGGCCGCGGGCCGGACACCTTCGACTATAATTCACAATTCTTCGGGGGCCAGGCACCCGTCAGTCGTTTGCGCGAAATGGGGATGGAGCTCTTCAATCCTCTGGACGTATCAGGTTGGCGCCATGGACTTGCGTGGATCAACGCGGAGTATCTGCTCAACCGTTACGCCTTTGCCGAGAACAATCTCCTTCGCGCGCCGGTGGATGCGGAAGTCAACGCGCTGAACACCGCCAACGGCGGGTTCCTGGATCCGACGGACCATGGGGGGATGATCGCCTATTTCACGGAGCTGTTTCTGCAAGACGACCTCGAGACCTGGGCGCCCGGCGCGACCGCCGAACTGACCGCGTTTCTGCAGGAGGCCGAAGCCACCATTTTCAGCACGGAAACCCGCTTCGAAGCCCAGGTGCGCGGCCTCATGTTTCTTCTCATGTCCCTGCCCGTGTGGCAGATGAAATGA
- a CDS encoding ferritin translates to MISQAMQDALNKQINEELYSAYVYASMANYFEFRSLKGFANWMRNQSEEELGHARRFVTFMNDRGGRVILDAVKAPRIDWESPLDVFENAYAHECHISACINDLSTMAINEKDHASHAFLEWFVTEQVEEESTADEIVQQLKLMEGAPGGLFLMDRELAQRSTPKEPTPA, encoded by the coding sequence ATGATCAGCCAGGCCATGCAGGACGCACTGAACAAGCAAATCAACGAGGAGCTTTACAGCGCCTACGTCTATGCCTCGATGGCAAACTATTTTGAGTTTCGCAGTCTCAAAGGTTTTGCGAACTGGATGCGCAACCAGTCCGAAGAAGAACTCGGACACGCGCGCCGTTTCGTCACCTTTATGAATGATCGCGGCGGGCGCGTGATCCTCGACGCGGTGAAGGCTCCCCGGATAGACTGGGAATCTCCCCTGGACGTATTTGAAAACGCTTATGCCCATGAGTGTCACATCAGTGCCTGCATCAACGATCTCTCGACTATGGCCATCAACGAAAAGGACCACGCCAGCCACGCGTTTCTGGAGTGGTTCGTGACCGAGCAGGTGGAAGAGGAGTCTACGGCGGACGAGATCGTGCAGCAATTGAAGCTGATGGAGGGCGCGCCCGGAGGCCTCTTCCTGATGGATCGTGAGTTGGCCCAGCGATCGACCCCGAAGGAACCCACGCCCGCGTAG
- a CDS encoding peroxiredoxin, whose amino-acid sequence MSVCVTKPAPDFTATAVMPDNSFNDSFTLSSLKGKYVVLFFYPLDFTFVCPSEIIAFDKKLAEFQSRNCEVVGVSVDSHFSHWAWKNTPVNKGGIGNIQYPLVADLTKNIARDYGVLIDDAIALRGLFLIDKEGVVQHALVNNLPLGRNVDEAIRLLDALQFTEEHGEVCPANWNKGDEAMKPSADGVADYLAKHAS is encoded by the coding sequence ATGAGTGTATGTGTGACCAAGCCCGCGCCGGATTTCACCGCCACGGCCGTTATGCCCGACAACAGCTTCAACGACAGCTTCACCCTTTCCAGCCTGAAGGGCAAATACGTCGTCCTGTTTTTTTATCCCCTGGACTTCACCTTCGTGTGTCCGTCGGAAATCATCGCATTCGACAAGAAGCTCGCCGAGTTCCAGAGCCGCAACTGCGAGGTGGTTGGCGTTTCGGTGGATTCCCACTTCTCCCACTGGGCCTGGAAGAACACCCCCGTGAACAAGGGCGGCATCGGCAACATCCAGTACCCCCTCGTGGCCGACCTCACCAAGAATATCGCCCGTGACTACGGCGTGCTTATCGACGACGCCATCGCGCTGCGCGGCCTCTTCCTTATCGACAAGGAAGGCGTTGTCCAACATGCGCTGGTGAACAACCTGCCCCTGGGCCGCAACGTGGATGAGGCCATCCGCCTCCTTGACGCGCTCCAGTTCACCGAAGAGCACGGTGAAGTCTGCCCCGCGAACTGGAACAAGGGCGACGAGGCCATGAAGCCCTCCGCCGACGGCGTGGCCGACTATCTGGCCAAGCACGCTTCCTGA
- the cfa gene encoding cyclopropane fatty acyl phospholipid synthase yields the protein MRAAGSPRETMLSLMAIVDIQENGSRPWDIQVNEPKVYQRFMSEGRLGLGEAYMDGDWDCEDLADFFYRILVANFTDRVDWWRMIIPYCRARFLNLQSVSRSKRVAETHYDLGNSLYQKMLDPRMVYSCAYWKNATDLATAQEHKLDLVCRKLGLQPGMRVLDVGCGWGSFAKFAVERYGVEVEGITISREQLTLANEMCAGLPVNLHLKDYRELTGQWDRVVSIGMLEHVGRKNYDGFMGRVRDWLTPEGMALIHTIVGRYPVRRSDPWMTKYIFPGGMVPTPGQLGASVEGKLVMEDVHNIGADYDKTLMAWWANFERHWPELQDQYGDRFYRMWRYYHHYCAGSFRARYNHVWQMVLSRHGVPGGYEAVR from the coding sequence ATGCGGGCGGCGGGATCGCCCCGGGAAACCATGCTGTCCCTGATGGCGATCGTGGATATTCAGGAAAACGGGAGCCGCCCCTGGGATATTCAGGTGAACGAACCCAAGGTATATCAACGCTTTATGAGCGAGGGGCGCCTGGGGCTCGGCGAGGCCTATATGGATGGCGACTGGGACTGCGAGGATCTCGCAGATTTCTTCTATCGGATTCTCGTCGCCAACTTCACGGATCGCGTGGACTGGTGGCGCATGATCATTCCCTATTGCCGGGCGCGTTTTCTGAACCTCCAGAGTGTATCTCGCTCGAAGCGCGTGGCCGAGACCCACTACGATCTTGGCAACAGCCTCTACCAGAAGATGCTCGATCCCCGAATGGTCTACTCCTGTGCCTACTGGAAAAACGCCACGGATCTGGCCACGGCCCAGGAGCATAAATTGGATCTCGTCTGCCGAAAGTTGGGCCTCCAACCGGGCATGCGCGTGCTGGATGTGGGCTGTGGTTGGGGATCTTTCGCGAAATTTGCGGTAGAGCGCTACGGCGTGGAGGTGGAGGGTATCACGATTTCCAGGGAGCAGCTCACCCTGGCCAACGAGATGTGCGCGGGCCTTCCGGTGAACCTTCACTTGAAGGACTATCGCGAACTGACCGGCCAGTGGGACCGCGTGGTCTCTATTGGCATGCTGGAGCATGTGGGCCGGAAGAACTACGATGGATTCATGGGGCGCGTGCGGGACTGGCTTACGCCGGAAGGAATGGCGCTGATTCACACCATCGTAGGCCGATACCCGGTTCGGCGCAGCGATCCCTGGATGACGAAATATATCTTCCCCGGTGGCATGGTGCCCACGCCGGGCCAGTTGGGGGCATCGGTGGAGGGGAAGCTGGTGATGGAGGATGTGCACAACATCGGTGCGGATTACGATAAGACCTTAATGGCCTGGTGGGCCAATTTTGAGCGACACTGGCCGGAATTACAGGACCAGTACGGCGATCGCTTCTACCGGATGTGGCGCTACTATCACCATTACTGCGCGGGTTCCTTTCGGGCTCGGTATAATCACGTGTGGCAGATGGTGCTTTCGCGCCATGGCGTGCCCGGGGGATATGAGGCCGTGCGTTAG
- the hrcA gene encoding heat-inducible transcription repressor HrcA, with protein sequence MSEARDLNEREQLILQAVVNSYITTADPVGSRSVVKRFDLGLSPATVRNVMADLEEMGYLQQIHTSSGRIPTDAGYRYYVNFLMQAHELTLRERSRIEDEFTAKLNDADEVLHHTSQLLALITNQAGLAEAPSDDHAYVNRIEIMPVGPERIAMLIVDNYSRVRTMTVNLNEPVHPDRLQVLSRFLNEHLRGARLDGLARTIEVRLKDFLDEQRKIAELALMVLGLAPQYRPAQLFLEGASQLFEQPEFQDTGKAREVFGLIEERSALMDMLRRSLADRDRVNSAIHIGRLDGTPGLNDISVIASPYFCKGEAVGMIGVLGPRRMPYSRLTAIVDYTAGMVGRILTRLAQ encoded by the coding sequence ATGAGTGAAGCCCGAGATCTTAATGAACGCGAGCAACTGATCCTGCAAGCGGTTGTGAACAGCTACATTACAACCGCCGATCCTGTGGGGTCGCGCTCCGTTGTGAAACGCTTCGACCTGGGGTTAAGCCCGGCCACCGTCCGCAATGTGATGGCGGATTTGGAGGAGATGGGCTACCTGCAGCAGATCCATACCAGTTCGGGCCGGATCCCCACGGATGCCGGCTACCGTTACTATGTGAACTTTCTGATGCAGGCCCACGAGCTGACCCTGCGCGAGCGAAGCCGGATCGAGGATGAATTCACGGCAAAGTTGAATGACGCCGACGAGGTCCTCCATCACACCAGCCAGCTCCTGGCCCTGATTACCAACCAGGCGGGTCTGGCCGAGGCGCCGAGCGATGACCACGCCTACGTGAATCGTATCGAGATCATGCCGGTGGGCCCGGAACGCATCGCCATGCTGATTGTGGACAACTACAGCCGTGTGCGCACCATGACGGTGAATCTGAACGAGCCGGTGCACCCGGATCGTCTCCAGGTGCTGAGCCGCTTCCTGAACGAGCACCTTCGGGGGGCACGGCTGGACGGCCTGGCGCGGACGATCGAAGTTCGTCTGAAGGATTTCCTCGATGAACAGCGCAAGATCGCCGAGCTGGCCCTGATGGTCCTCGGGCTCGCGCCCCAGTACCGGCCCGCACAGCTTTTTCTCGAAGGGGCCTCGCAGCTTTTTGAGCAGCCCGAATTCCAGGATACGGGCAAGGCGCGGGAAGTATTTGGTTTGATTGAAGAACGTAGTGCGCTGATGGACATGTTGCGGCGGTCGCTGGCCGACCGTGATCGTGTCAACAGCGCGATTCATATCGGGCGCCTCGATGGCACGCCCGGGCTGAACGATATCAGCGTTATCGCCTCGCCCTATTTTTGCAAGGGCGAAGCGGTGGGCATGATCGGTGTGCTGGGTCCAAGGCGTATGCCCTACTCCCGGCTGACCGCGATTGTGGACTATACCGCGGGCATGGTGGGGCGAATCCTCACCCGGCTGGCCCAGTAG
- a CDS encoding transcriptional repressor produces the protein MTRQRSVILDTLLNMRSHPTADELYAVVRRQLPSVSLGTIYRNLDVLARSGQVRKLEAGGSQARFDAELEPHHHVRCGVCGRVDDVAIGHETAMVRPEQSLHGFSITGYRIEYEGLCPDCRAGSRGSFPKPKEGNETP, from the coding sequence ATGACCCGCCAGCGCAGTGTCATTCTGGACACGCTGCTCAACATGAGGAGTCATCCCACCGCCGACGAACTCTATGCGGTGGTGCGACGCCAGTTGCCCAGCGTAAGCCTGGGCACCATCTACAGGAATCTGGATGTTCTCGCGCGTTCCGGACAGGTGAGAAAGCTGGAGGCGGGGGGTAGCCAGGCCCGTTTTGATGCGGAGCTCGAACCGCACCACCATGTGCGCTGCGGCGTTTGCGGTCGGGTCGATGATGTCGCCATCGGGCATGAAACAGCAATGGTCCGGCCCGAACAGAGCCTGCACGGCTTCAGCATCACGGGCTATCGGATTGAATATGAGGGGCTCTGCCCCGACTGCCGCGCCGGAAGTCGGGGGAGTTTCCCAAAGCCAAAGGAAGGAAACGAAACGCCATGA